The Campylobacter concisus genome segment CCTAGCTTCTGTTAGCACAGTTAGTGATTGAGGCGTTTGACGAGAGGTTAAATTTAGCCTAGTTGTGCTCTTTACAAGCTCTTTTGCAAAGTAGTTTGCATCGTCTCTTCACTCGCTTTCTACGACATCAATTGCTTCTAAAATTTTATCGCTTTGGCTAGCAAAAATTTGAGGTTGCATCAAATTTAATGCAACCAAACTAATTAAAAATTTTTTCATTTTTTCTCCTTTTAAAATTTCTTTTAACCCACAAATAAAGTCCTGAGATACTTAAAATAAGCGGTGAAACACCAACCAAAAACCAGATAAATTTTGTGAATTGGTTGTAGTTGCCAAAGTGCGATTTTCTAAATGCTGAGAGAATTTCTTCGCTTAGATTTGCATTTTTTATGTCCAAAATGCTTACTAGTTCGCCGCTATTTTTATCGTAAGTTAATATGCTTGAATATTCGTTATGCAAGAAATTTTGATCTTTTACGTAGCCAAAAAGGCGTATATTTGCTCCTTGCATAAAAGGCAGTGAGATGAAGTGTGGCTCAAAGCCAGCAAGATCATTTTTTGAGCGAGCCACCAGCTCGTCAAGAGATAGGTTTTTGTTATAAATTTTTGTATCTATAACGAAGTCATTTTTAAACTCTGGTATGCGTGCCATCTGAAATTCCCACCAAAAACCACTTATGCAAATAAGCAGTAAAATAGGCGTAGAAAAAATTCCTATCATTTTATGAATGTCGCTCATAAAAATATTTAGCCTATTTACACGAAGCCTAAGTAGTGTCAGCCAAAATTTTCTATAAATCACGAAACCACTTATGCAGATAAAAAACGTGAAAATAGCGGTTAAAGTAAGGATAACGTGACCGCTCTTTTCTAGAAATAGCGACTCATGAAGCTCAGTTAAAACTCCAAAAAATCCCTCATCATGTGCGAGTGGCTCGCTCTTTATCTTACCGCTAAAAGCGTCAAAATAGATAAATTTCCACTCTTTTTGGCTGTCATTGTGCTCGATTAACCAAATTTTGTCACACTTTTTAGGGTTTGCATCGATATTTACACCAACCATCTCGTAGTCGCCAAACTTGCTTGCGATGATATTTCTTAGCTCATCAAAGCTGATCCTTTTGCTTAAATTTTCTTTGTTTAATTTTACATTTACGACATTTGGAGCAAGAAGGCTGTTTAGCTCATCTTTATAAACGAGGATCGCACCGCTAAAACAAACTACTGCAAGTGGAATGAAAAATAATATAGATAAATAAGTGTGCAATTTATAAAAAAATTTTTGATTTAGAAATTTCACTTTGTTTTAAAGCCTTTTAATAGTAGGTTTTGATAATGGCTCGCAATCTTATACAAAATTTACTTTGATAATATTTAAAACTATTATCAATTATGATTTCAAAAAAAGAAAAATTTTTATAGAATGTAAATTGAAAAAAATAAATAGATTTGATTTTCAAAAGAATAAACAACTCCTCTTTGTGTATACGAAAAGCCAGAAAAGGGGGAAGCAAAGACTTATCAGTTACAAAAAGGAGGGTCCATTTAGGACGATGAAATAGTATTATTTAAGCATAAATTTTAATAAAATTTTTAGTTAATAAAAAAGAAATTCCAAGTAATACTAAAGTAAATTTAACTTTAAAAAAGCTACATTTAGGAAATTTCTTTTAATTAGTACAAGCATAAAATTAGGCTAATTTTTAGGCACAAGCTCTAATACATTGCAAGCTCGTTTACTGCCCATCTTGCAAGCTTTATCAAGAGCATTTGCAGAAAGATCAAAGCTTTGCTCAGTACCATTTCCTTGAAGATACTTTGTCGCTAGCTCATAGCAAGCCTCACTACTACCATTATCACAAAGCGATTTAAATATCTCAAAAGATTTTTGTGTATCTTTTTCTGCGCCAAGGCCGCGTCCTAGCATATCTGCATAGATAAAGCAAGAAATTTTATCTTTATTCTCACACTCACTTGAAAGCTTTTTTGTAAAGCTCTCGCAAGCTTTAGCGTTACTTTTATTAATACACTCTTGCATATTTATATCCCAGTTTGCATTCAAAGATAGAAGAGCAAATACTAAAAACAAAATGGATTTTTTCATAAATTTCCTTGGAAGAAGTTAGCTCCCTTTGGGGGAAAGGGAGCTATTACAAAAAGGAGGTTTCTTGTTGGACAAGTGGAATAATACAAGTTTCGTCTAAATTTAAAACCAACTTTTCTTTAACAAAAAACAATCTCAA includes the following:
- a CDS encoding PepSY-associated TM helix domain-containing protein, which encodes MHTYLSILFFIPLAVVCFSGAILVYKDELNSLLAPNVVNVKLNKENLSKRISFDELRNIIASKFGDYEMVGVNIDANPKKCDKIWLIEHNDSQKEWKFIYFDAFSGKIKSEPLAHDEGFFGVLTELHESLFLEKSGHVILTLTAIFTFFICISGFVIYRKFWLTLLRLRVNRLNIFMSDIHKMIGIFSTPILLLICISGFWWEFQMARIPEFKNDFVIDTKIYNKNLSLDELVARSKNDLAGFEPHFISLPFMQGANIRLFGYVKDQNFLHNEYSSILTYDKNSGELVSILDIKNANLSEEILSAFRKSHFGNYNQFTKFIWFLVGVSPLILSISGLYLWVKRNFKRRKNEKIFN
- a CDS encoding tetratricopeptide repeat protein; this translates as MKKSILFLVFALLSLNANWDINMQECINKSNAKACESFTKKLSSECENKDKISCFIYADMLGRGLGAEKDTQKSFEIFKSLCDNGSSEACYELATKYLQGNGTEQSFDLSANALDKACKMGSKRACNVLELVPKN